The genomic interval TCATTCCATTGTACTTTGACTTCTACattattgaattaataaaatgactTCATTCTTTAGATTTATAATAAAAGTTCTATTTAGCTACCAGCACTggttcaattaattaattaattaatgcatAACAAACGTTGGACTAGTAATCTGTGTACATTATAATCCGTAATACCAAATGATGTTTATTGAGAGTACTTTCCAAGTTCCTTTGTAGTAATTGGATTTTTTTAAGTAGattattagtcattttttttgtctgtagaaaaaatttgaaattccattaaacaaaacacaaagatgaagtAAGAACGAGGTTATCATTATGGAGTATAACAATTTATATGGCATGAATCTTTTTGTGGACAACATAATCTAAACACTGATTAACTGATTTGTGAAGCGGTTATTGTCTATCAAATACTAACCTGCTGTCTTTTCTTATCCTCCTCCTTTTCTTGCCTTAGTGTGTTATATTCTTCCAGTATTTCCATTAGAGGAACCTGCATAGATGTCATTTTGGCTTGCTGTTATCTTCTTAATAAAGCATGGCATATACTATAAAAGGTCAATCCAGAAAATACATACTGGTTCATGGAAAAGAAACTGAGTGTAAgacttctcaaaccatttgatttcaacataatgataaaattatatagtAGGATTTGCTTCTAGTAATTCTTAAGATTTTTGGTTATCTTGTGAAGTGCTGAGGTGTAACTTTGTGTTACTGTATTCCCTTAAAAACTATATATGTGAATGGtttatataacataataacataaCATGATTTACAAAGGTTGCAATACATTTCATATGAAGAAACCACAGTTTCTTTATCACTGTCATGGATACAATGCCCAAATGTTTATGTGGTGGTTGAGAAGAGGTATGAATATGAAAATGCATTCCAATGTCCAACAAAATGTCCTTAATTGTTATTATGTAAAAGGAATATTGTATGTTGAATGAGATGACTATTTTTGTGAATGCAAGCAATTTAGAGAATGACATCTTCAAGTTCTCTTCTTTTATATGTGGTATCAGTTTTTTACTATAAGCTTGCTCTgtgaatttttgtaatattagatatattatatatgggaattcttttatattatatattgctTATTTGGTGTTTCTTACCATGTTGAATTTTCAGTGAATTTTTTTCCAATCTTCTCACTTTTCCCCTTTTAAGAATTATTTAGATTGTTTCATATGCACTTTTTAAGTACATGTTTTCTAATATAAATGAATAGTAAATTCAAAATGTTGTAGAGTGTTAGATATCTTACCTGATCATACAAGAAAACTTTATTTCTTTCTGCTTCCCAACTCCTAGTCATTTTTATAAGCAAATCTACCAGAGCTGGAAAATAGCAACCACTGAATGTGAGCATGTGTATTATTGCTGCCAGTTGgttcaaattttattgtttCTGTCTTATCATATATACCTGGCATTCTACTGACCATTATACGGGCACGTTCAGCTCGTCTCAAGTTTTTATGGGCTCCTCTACTTACCGAGTATCGATTCTCATCCTGAAAGTACACTTGGGTTATGAAACATATCACAGATGCATTCATGATAAACTTCTATTTATGAAGATTGATTCAAATGAAAATTCTAACCATGCTGTATTCTTCTAGCCAGCGCTCCTCATCACGTGCTAACATCCACTTCTCAACTTTTTCCATTATAGCCTTCCTGCTGGAAGCCTCTTCTCTTGCTCTTGATATCTGTTCATCCATGCTCATGAGGAGGTCGGAATGGTCAATCTCCCCTTTTATAGATGTAAGTCAATTTTTAGGCTGGTTTAATTTTAAAGTGAATATACATAAGCATTTTGAAATGTGTTGCACACATTAGTTTGGTTCACCTGAGTTTATGAGGCTAATTATATTGTTCATTTCTGTCCGTGAAGGAATCTCCACGTGAGATATCTTGCATATCAACTCTAGTTCCTCCTGCTTCTTCTGGAAAAGCTCCTTCGTCTTGCTTGCTTTTAGTTGATCTAGTCTTTTTACTTCAGCTTCAGCCTTGTAAAAAGTTGAGGCTTTTTAAATTTCttagatattatattttgtagatCTTCAAGTTAGATACATACCTGCTGGACTATCTCTAGAGTAAGACTTCCTGGCTCTGATACTTCCACTGATGAGACTGACAACAGATTGATTACGTGGGAAAAAGATTGTCTATCACTGTAAGGTGTGTCCATAAGATTCCATAGATTTGAGAGTGCTTCGCCTAAAAGGTGAAGCTACAAAACATATCAAGAGTACCAAATTGTATAAACTTGAAAGCATAAAAGTCAAGGATAAAATACTACTTTAAGTTTAaagacattatttattttagaatagcATCATGAGATTTTGACaagattttcaaatttcacatatTTATATAGATCCCCAAAAGAAAACAACTGTAGTTTTAATTCACCTTGTCCAGCCGATTTTGCTTTTCTTCATAAAGGGACTCCACCGTGATATTAAGTTTATGTAGGATAGCATcacttatattttttgttattccACACAAATCATTCAAGCTGGGGTGAACTTGCAGGATGATTACAGAGGAATCCTTTCCTAAGATTGTGGATAAGCTGTGTATTTTGTCGATGTATTTCTCCACTTGCTGGAGTCTTTCATTCTTCAAATGTAATCACAAAAATGTTAAGTTTAAAGAATACTACCTCCCTTAATGACTTAATGATCACGTGAGaaacattaatttcttttagGTACCTTCTCATTGTAAAGCCTTTTCAGCCCATTCTGATACTCCTCAAGTCTTTTTAGTGAGAGATCATTCTCATTTACTGCAAAGATTGAGGGTGCATTGTCTGAGTTACCTGCAATTTCTGcagaatttttttgaatttgccCTTGCACGGCTTGGAATTGGTTCAATCTCTCCTCTTTCCTTGAGCGCATCTCCATTGTACTTTGACTTCtacattattaaattaattagaatGACTTcatttagatttataataaaAGTTCTATTTAGCTACCAGCACTggttcaattaattaattaattaatgcatAACAAACGTTGGACTAGTAATCTGTGTACATTATAATCCGTAATACCAAATGATGTTTATTGAGAGTACTTTCCAAGTTCCTTTGTAGTAATTGGATTTTTTTCAGTAGattattagtcattttttttgtctgtagaaaaaatttgaaattccaTTAAACTCATAGACAAACTGTGAGATCTTAATTTTCAACTCCGGGTAATCGAGCTTTTCATATATTGCAATCACACTTCTCAAAAGGAAATACAATTAGACGGGGTAAATGTAAACTAGCTACAGCTCCTCAGAAAATCACATGTACCATGCCCTATTTGGTTACAGCTTATTTAAGTGCATTGCCATTTCtttttaagttgtttttttttgtctttgttaTAAGCTATTTTTATTAGTTACCTTATATTATATACAATCTGTTTCTATTAGTTCTTTTCACATGAAGAGTCCTTTaagtgaattttattttatttttccagtTATGCTTATCATACTTTCATCTAAATAAGCGCTGGCCTCTTCTCCAACTGTCAAGTTCGTTTAAATAAATACAGCCTGATTTTTCAAATTTGGGGATGTAAATTGCACAAATACTTGGGTGTTTTtaagtaaattattattatgaagaGATGAAATGTTAATTATCTAATATACATACTTTTATTAAAACATTGTATTTATTACGACACAATCTAATCACGAAATCTAACTGGGATATAAGTAGAGTTGGTGGTACAAATCTTGATTAGTTTGCCTGAATACAAGCATTTCCCTATCTATTATAAGTAGAGTTGGTGGTACAAATCTTGACAAAAATACTATATATCtataatatataacattaaCAAAAGCAATACACATATTAGTGTAGtttatttttcttccaaatCTACTTttagttgtaaaaaaaaaactttcccCTATAACCAACCTACACCACTTCAGTTATATTTTTTCCCCCTCTTCCTATTACTCCTAACTACATAAA from Cicer arietinum cultivar CDC Frontier isolate Library 1 chromosome 5, Cicar.CDCFrontier_v2.0, whole genome shotgun sequence carries:
- the LOC101510393 gene encoding 65-kDa microtubule-associated protein 8-like translates to MEMRSRKEERLNQFQAVQGQIQKNSAEIAGNSDNAPSIFAVNENDLSLKRLEEYQNGLKRLYNEKNERLQQVEKYIDKIHSLSTILGKDSSVIILQVHPSLNDLCGITKNISDAILHKLNITVESLYEEKQNRLDKLHLLGEALSNLWNLMDTPYSDRQSFSHVINLLSVSSVEVSEPGSLTLEIVQQAEAEVKRLDQLKASKTKELFQKKQEELELICKISHVEIPSRTEMNNIISLINSGEIDHSDLLMSMDEQISRAREEASSRKAIMEKVEKWMLARDEERWLEEYSMDENRYSVSRGAHKNLRRAERARIMVSRMPALVDLLIKMTRSWEAERNKVFLYDQVPLMEILEEYNTLRQEKEEDKKRQQVSI